The Candidatus Eisenbacteria bacterium genome segment CGCGCCGCCCTCGCCGGTGGTGAGGTTCTTGGTGGCGTAGAACGAAAACGCGGTGATGGTCGCCCACGATCCGACCGGTCGACCGTCGAGTCGGGCGCCCAGCGCATGCGCGGCGTCCTCGATGATCGGCAGCCCGTGACGCTCGGCGAGCGGCAGCAGGGAACGGTAGTCGGCCGGATGGCCCGCGTAGTCGACCGACAGGATCGCGCGGGTGCGCGGCGTGATCGCAGCCTCGACCGCCCGAGGATCGAGGCACAGCGTGTCGGGCTCGATGTCGACCAGCACCGGCGTTGCGCCGACGTGCTCGATGACGTTCACGCATGCCGCAAATGTATAGGTCGAGGTGATGACCTCATCGCCGCGCTTCACCCCGAGCGCCACCAGCGCCAGATGCAGCGCGCCGGTCGCCGAGTTGACCGCCAGTCCATGACGCGCACCCGCCATCTCGGCGATGCGGGTGCCGAGCGTCTGCGCGTGTCGTCCGGTCGTGATCCAGCCGGAATCGAGTGTCTCGAGCACCAGCTGTTTCTCGCGCTCACCGATCCACGGCAGCGCGACTGGCAGGTACTCGGAACGCACCGGGGTACCGCCGGCCGAAGCCAGCGGAGCGAGTGCCTGGGTCAC includes the following:
- a CDS encoding DegT/DnrJ/EryC1/StrS aminotransferase family protein, with the protein product MRSEYLPVALPWIGEREKQLVLETLDSGWITTGRHAQTLGTRIAEMAGARHGLAVNSATGALHLALVALGVKRGDEVITSTYTFAACVNVIEHVGATPVLVDIEPDTLCLDPRAVEAAITPRTRAILSVDYAGHPADYRSLLPLAERHGLPIIEDAAHALGARLDGRPVGSWATITAFSFYATKNLTTGEGGAAVTNDPKLAEQLAILSLHGMNRDAWKRYTAAGSWYYEVTLPGYKYNLSDVLAAIGVGQLERFEEFQRIRGELVAHYHRRLSELPEIRRPITREGVEHAWHLYPIGLELERLTIDRARFIQELRAENVGTSVHFIPIHRHPHFRDTFGFDAARFPVAEDAYERAITLPLFPRMTERDVDQVCEAVAKVVAHFRR